From one Planktothrix sp. FACHB-1365 genomic stretch:
- a CDS encoding pentapeptide repeat-containing protein — MITPGELNYYYKVLDLKPGASLELVDQAYKDLAFIWHPDRIPEENQRLRKIAEEKLKEINQARDKLRSLLRRSSSNSTQRSSTVQRSEAYPKSSSNGSGHSTSNTHQRPSSSYQSSTYQSRVKTPENATFQRSPTSVNSQPQTPPSPPPPPPKPTELSGLSFKGKDLKERDFSSRNLSGADLSEADLSDAFLHKVNLSGACLYKANLFRANFLQANLTYANLQEANLIGADLSGADLRCANLTGAKVGIGDKIMVKLTGAKLQGAILPDGSVHPQ; from the coding sequence ATGATAACTCCGGGTGAATTGAATTACTACTATAAAGTGTTAGATCTTAAGCCTGGTGCCTCCTTAGAATTGGTGGATCAAGCTTATAAAGACTTGGCATTTATTTGGCATCCCGATCGCATTCCTGAAGAGAATCAACGATTAAGAAAAATCGCTGAGGAAAAACTTAAAGAAATTAACCAAGCACGGGATAAATTACGTTCTTTATTGCGTCGTTCTTCATCGAATTCAACTCAACGCTCATCAACAGTTCAGCGTTCAGAAGCTTATCCTAAATCGTCCTCCAATGGATCAGGACATTCGACTTCCAACACCCATCAACGCCCGTCTTCTTCCTATCAATCTTCGACCTATCAAAGCCGTGTAAAAACTCCTGAAAATGCAACTTTTCAGCGTTCTCCAACTTCTGTTAATTCTCAACCGCAAACACCACCTTCTCCACCACCACCTCCCCCTAAACCCACAGAATTAAGTGGATTAAGTTTTAAAGGGAAAGATTTAAAAGAACGGGATTTTTCCAGCCGAAATTTAAGCGGTGCGGACTTAAGTGAAGCTGATTTAAGTGATGCGTTTTTACATAAAGTTAACTTGAGTGGTGCTTGTTTATATAAAGCTAATTTATTTCGAGCTAATTTTTTACAAGCTAATTTAACCTATGCAAATTTACAAGAAGCTAATTTAATTGGGGCTGATTTAAGTGGGGCTGATTTAAGATGTGCCAATTTAACGGGGGCAAAAGTAGGAATAGGGGATAAAATTATGGTAAAATTAACAGGAGCTAAATTACAAGGGGCGATTTTACCGGATGGAAGTGTTCATCCTCAATAA